In Niallia sp. FSL W8-0635, one genomic interval encodes:
- a CDS encoding SDR family oxidoreductase — translation MSNSNNEQLQQTFPPQHQDQQPGIQTEMNPMPKDVDPAYKGSEKLKGKAAIITGGDSGIGRSVAIYYAKEGADIAVVYLNEHDDAQKTKELVEAEGGKCLLLAGDVGEESFCKTIVEKTVSEFGKVNILVNNAAEQHPQQSIQDITAEQLEKTFRTNIFSMFYLTKATLPHLEQGDTIINTTSITAYKGNETLIDYSSTKGAITAFTRSLSQSLAGQGIRVNGVAPGPIWTPLIPSTFDSEQVASFGANTPFKRAGQPCELAPAYVYLASNDSTYVTGQVLHVNGGTIVNG, via the coding sequence ATGAGTAATAGTAATAATGAACAATTACAACAAACCTTTCCCCCACAGCATCAGGATCAGCAACCTGGTATTCAGACAGAAATGAATCCTATGCCGAAAGATGTCGATCCCGCATACAAGGGCTCAGAAAAATTAAAAGGAAAGGCTGCAATTATCACTGGTGGCGATAGTGGAATTGGTCGATCTGTAGCGATTTATTATGCAAAAGAAGGTGCTGACATAGCAGTAGTTTACTTAAATGAACATGATGATGCCCAAAAGACAAAAGAACTAGTCGAGGCAGAAGGGGGAAAATGTTTATTACTTGCTGGCGATGTTGGTGAGGAGAGCTTCTGTAAAACAATTGTAGAAAAAACCGTTTCTGAATTTGGGAAAGTGAATATTCTAGTGAATAATGCCGCGGAACAACATCCACAGCAGAGTATACAGGATATAACTGCTGAACAATTAGAAAAAACATTTCGTACAAATATCTTTTCTATGTTCTACTTAACAAAAGCGACCTTACCACATTTAGAACAAGGTGATACGATTATCAATACGACGTCCATCACTGCCTATAAAGGGAATGAAACATTAATCGATTATTCATCTACAAAAGGAGCAATTACCGCGTTTACTCGTTCCTTATCACAGTCTCTTGCTGGACAAGGTATTCGCGTGAATGGAGTAGCGCCAGGCCCTATTTGGACTCCACTTATTCCTTCTACCTTTGATAGTGAGCAGGTTGCATCTTTTGGCGCAAATACTCCTTTTAAACGTGCTGGTCAACCTTGTGAACTTGCGCCAGCTTACGTATATTTAGCTAGTAATGATTCCACATATGTTACGGGACAGGTTCTTCACGTAAATGGTGGAACTATCGTTAACGGGTAA
- a CDS encoding Cof-type HAD-IIB family hydrolase yields the protein MTEKHLIALDLDGTLLKDNKTISPLTKKVIQKAIADGHEVMIATGRPFRASEAIYHELDLHTPIVNFNGAFIHHPKDTSWGFYHSPLDIKTARDIVAACNDYPFHNIIAEVIDDVYYHYHDEKLIDIFSLGNPKVTIGNLLEFLEAAPTSILIHAEEEHVPAIRKHLSEVHADLIDHRRWADPFHVIEIVKSGINKAVGLQKVSDYYQIPQKNIIAFGDEDNDFEMIEYAGKGVAMGNGIDELKSLANDITLSNEEDGIAIYLNEALNLRAL from the coding sequence ATGACAGAAAAACACCTAATTGCCTTAGACCTTGACGGGACCTTATTAAAAGATAATAAAACTATTTCTCCCCTTACAAAAAAAGTCATTCAAAAGGCGATAGCAGATGGGCATGAAGTGATGATTGCAACTGGGAGACCATTCCGCGCAAGCGAAGCAATTTATCATGAACTAGATTTACATACTCCTATCGTTAACTTTAACGGAGCTTTTATTCATCATCCAAAGGATACAAGTTGGGGTTTTTATCATTCACCCCTTGATATTAAAACAGCCCGTGATATTGTCGCTGCATGCAATGACTATCCTTTTCATAATATAATTGCGGAAGTAATAGATGATGTTTACTATCATTATCACGATGAAAAATTAATCGATATTTTTTCCTTAGGTAATCCAAAAGTCACAATCGGAAATCTACTGGAATTTTTAGAAGCAGCACCAACTTCTATCCTAATTCACGCGGAAGAAGAGCACGTTCCTGCAATCCGCAAGCATTTATCTGAAGTCCATGCAGATTTAATTGATCATCGACGTTGGGCAGATCCATTTCATGTTATTGAAATTGTTAAATCTGGAATTAATAAAGCAGTTGGACTTCAAAAAGTTTCTGATTATTATCAAATCCCTCAAAAAAATATTATCGCATTTGGGGATGAAGACAATGATTTTGAAATGATTGAGTATGCTGGTAAAGGTGTAGCGATGGGCAATGGAATAGATGAGTTAAAATCGCTTGCCAATGACATTACTTTATCCAATGAAGAGGACGGAATTGCCATTTATTTAAATGAAGCTTTAAATCTTCGTGCCCTTTAA
- a CDS encoding alpha/beta fold hydrolase, whose amino-acid sequence MILVEKLHIEEIPVLHIVKKDHYDQKRPYIQFTHGFTSAKEHNLHFAYHLAEKGFRVVLPDCMYHGEREQGLTAMELNLHFWNIVMKTIDEMEEIKNYFSKKNLIDEHHIGIVGTSMGGIVTLGALRKYPWINTAVSLMGMPYYEKFAHYTISEVKKRGYELPLSDSEIEALIMQLEELDLSKAPEKLQHRPLMFWHGKKDEVVPYAYSHQFYEHIKPLYDEVPDRLVYLSEENTGHKVSRSAMLKTVEWFEKHLAAGL is encoded by the coding sequence ATGATTCTGGTTGAAAAACTACATATTGAAGAAATTCCTGTTTTGCATATTGTAAAAAAAGACCACTATGATCAAAAAAGACCATATATTCAATTTACACATGGATTCACAAGTGCAAAGGAGCACAATCTCCATTTTGCCTATCACTTAGCAGAGAAGGGATTTCGTGTAGTTCTACCTGATTGTATGTATCACGGGGAAAGAGAACAAGGATTGACTGCTATGGAATTAAATCTTCATTTCTGGAATATAGTAATGAAAACGATTGATGAAATGGAAGAGATAAAAAATTATTTTAGCAAGAAAAATCTTATCGATGAACATCATATTGGTATTGTTGGAACAAGTATGGGTGGGATTGTTACATTAGGTGCATTAAGAAAATATCCTTGGATTAACACAGCAGTAAGCTTAATGGGAATGCCATATTATGAGAAATTTGCTCATTATACCATTTCTGAAGTGAAAAAAAGAGGATATGAGCTCCCACTTAGCGACAGTGAAATCGAAGCACTCATTATGCAATTAGAAGAGCTAGACCTAAGTAAAGCACCTGAGAAATTGCAGCATAGACCACTTATGTTTTGGCATGGAAAAAAGGATGAAGTCGTACCTTATGCCTATTCTCATCAGTTCTATGAGCATATAAAGCCTTTGTATGACGAAGTACCAGATCGACTAGTATACCTTTCGGAAGAAAATACAGGTCATAAAGTAAGTAGAAGTGCTATGCTTAAAACAGTGGAATGGTTTGAAAAACATTTAGCTGCTGGATTGTAA
- a CDS encoding CvfB family protein has product MSLRDYMGRVEILTVARIASFGYFLTLEEEDEDVLLHFSETDQKFEEGDEVRVFIYSDSQGRACSSTFIPTIAVGKYDWVKVTDRKEGIGCFFDIGLKKDMLLGEDDLPVHEEVWPEVGDMLYITLKVNKNNYLYVKPATDPIIEEMSTKATRADFNKNIHGYIYRTAKVGSWIYTAEGFKGFIHESERGQEPRLGEKVNGRIIDVKLDGTINVSLLPRKEEALDKDAQQILDYLIMRKGAMPYGDKSMPEDIKERFNLSKGSFKRALGKLMKEKQVYQEEGWTYLKEDSEK; this is encoded by the coding sequence ATGTCGTTAAGAGATTATATGGGACGTGTAGAAATATTAACCGTTGCAAGAATAGCATCTTTCGGATACTTTTTAACGTTAGAAGAGGAAGACGAAGATGTACTTTTACATTTTAGTGAAACAGATCAAAAATTCGAAGAGGGCGATGAAGTACGCGTTTTTATTTACAGTGATTCACAAGGTAGAGCGTGCTCTAGTACATTTATCCCTACTATAGCTGTTGGTAAATATGATTGGGTAAAAGTAACGGATCGTAAAGAAGGAATTGGCTGCTTCTTTGATATTGGCTTGAAAAAGGACATGTTATTAGGCGAAGATGACTTACCAGTTCATGAAGAGGTTTGGCCAGAAGTTGGAGACATGTTATATATTACATTAAAGGTAAATAAAAATAATTATTTATATGTAAAACCTGCGACAGATCCAATTATTGAAGAAATGTCAACAAAGGCAACAAGAGCAGATTTTAATAAAAACATTCATGGCTATATTTATCGAACAGCAAAAGTTGGAAGCTGGATTTATACAGCAGAAGGCTTTAAAGGATTTATTCATGAATCAGAGCGAGGCCAAGAACCAAGATTAGGGGAAAAGGTTAATGGTCGTATTATCGACGTTAAGCTAGACGGTACAATTAATGTCTCGTTATTACCAAGAAAAGAAGAAGCACTCGATAAGGATGCACAGCAAATTTTGGATTATTTAATTATGCGTAAAGGGGCAATGCCTTATGGAGATAAGAGCATGCCTGAGGACATCAAAGAGCGCTTTAATTTAAGCAAAGGATCGTTTAAACGAGCGCTTGGAAAGCTAATGAAAGAAAAGCAAGTGTATCAAGAAGAAGGCTGGACGTATTTGAAGGAAGATAGTGAAAAATAA
- a CDS encoding DUF3941 domain-containing protein, whose protein sequence is MPHTSDNDKKAKDNNALRHEKNMMREKNRKNGKHQYSKKTDHL, encoded by the coding sequence ATGCCACATACTTCTGATAATGATAAAAAAGCAAAAGACAATAATGCATTGCGTCATGAAAAGAACATGATGCGCGAAAAGAACCGCAAAAACGGTAAACATCAATATAGCAAAAAAACAGATCATTTATAA
- the moaA gene encoding GTP 3',8-cyclase MoaA: MKDQLNRPLRDLRISVIDRCNLRCQYCMPKEIFGPDYPFLPPSELLTYDEIERIAKLFVQLGVGKIRLTGGEPLLRKNLPVLIERLVQIEGLHDIALTTNGIFLPKYANDLKKAGLQRVNISLDSINDELFGEMNGRNVGVTPVKRGIEAAKKAGLGIKINMVIKKGMNDSEIIPMATYCKENELELRFIEYMDVGSTNGWKMKDVITKKEIYRKLQESFELEAVEADYFGEVAKKYKYKDSNVLVGFITSVSESFCSSCTRARLSANGNLYTCLFNGNGHNLRDFIRQGADDAAVNAFIKTIWENRRDRYSDERTEETAKQRKKIEMSYIGG, translated from the coding sequence ATGAAGGATCAGTTAAATCGACCACTAAGAGATTTACGCATTAGTGTTATTGATCGCTGTAATTTGCGGTGTCAATATTGTATGCCTAAAGAAATTTTTGGTCCAGATTATCCCTTTCTTCCTCCAAGTGAGTTATTAACGTATGACGAGATAGAAAGAATCGCAAAGCTTTTTGTACAATTAGGAGTTGGAAAAATTAGATTGACTGGTGGAGAGCCATTGTTACGAAAGAATTTACCAGTACTAATTGAAAGACTTGTACAAATAGAAGGTCTTCATGATATTGCATTAACGACAAATGGGATTTTTCTTCCTAAATATGCTAATGACTTAAAGAAGGCTGGTCTTCAGCGTGTAAATATTAGTCTAGATAGTATCAATGATGAATTATTTGGTGAGATGAACGGAAGAAATGTAGGGGTCACTCCTGTTAAAAGAGGGATAGAGGCTGCAAAAAAAGCTGGTTTAGGAATTAAAATTAATATGGTAATTAAAAAAGGGATGAATGATTCAGAAATAATTCCAATGGCAACCTATTGTAAAGAGAATGAACTTGAACTTCGATTTATTGAATATATGGATGTTGGAAGTACGAATGGATGGAAAATGAAGGATGTTATTACAAAGAAAGAAATTTATAGGAAATTGCAAGAATCCTTCGAATTAGAGGCAGTAGAGGCTGATTACTTTGGAGAAGTAGCAAAAAAATATAAATACAAGGATTCCAATGTGTTAGTAGGATTTATTACATCTGTTTCTGAATCGTTTTGCTCAAGCTGTACAAGAGCAAGGTTATCGGCTAATGGGAATTTATACACATGCCTTTTTAACGGAAATGGCCATAATCTTCGTGATTTTATCAGACAAGGGGCAGATGATGCTGCTGTCAATGCTTTTATAAAAACCATTTGGGAAAATCGTAGGGATCGATATTCAGATGAAAGAACGGAAGAAACAGCGAAGCAACGAAAAAAAATAGAAATGTCCTATATTGGTGGATGA
- a CDS encoding alpha-glycosidase translates to MIDLASIYHRSGDNFCYLQDGDTLHIRIRTKRANVNEIEIIYGDQYEMIDYNWVSHRMMMEKSGTDSLFDYWHCTISNKKRIRYGFIIRDNEQQITYTEKGFFPFVPEDAGYYFCLPYLHQRDVFSPPSWVSTTIWYQIFPERFRNGNSSLNPRDTAPWGQEEPGLWNFFGGDFQGIIDSLDYLSDLGITGIYLTPIFHAKSNHKYDTINYLEVDPQFGDTEMLKKLVNECHSRGIRVMLDAVFNHCGYHFPPFQDVLKNEENSSYKDWFHIHKFPLKENSALNYETFGFYEAMPKFNTANEEVKEYLLHVAKHWITECNIDGWRLDVANEIDHDFWRSFRSVVKELKPDLFILGEVWHDSLPWLRGDQFDSVMNYPLLTKALQFFAYDMISAQQFMEDMTTTLQAYPSTVNNVLFNIIGSHDTPRIIHECSYRKERVKLLFTFLLTYPGTPCIYYGDEIGLGGGSDPGCRKCMPWDTEKHDGKLKEFVKQLIQVRKQSSLLINSGTFFFLSNADSCLAYYAKQEGEILLTVINKSDREAQFQLPFPLRGKKISLLLTEEEYAAESDDLAVILGPYECSILRFNMNYEYIHAR, encoded by the coding sequence ATGATTGATTTAGCCTCAATTTATCATCGAAGTGGCGATAATTTCTGTTATTTACAAGATGGGGATACCCTCCATATCCGTATTCGGACAAAACGAGCAAATGTGAATGAAATCGAAATAATTTATGGTGACCAATATGAAATGATTGACTATAATTGGGTCTCCCACCGAATGATGATGGAAAAAAGCGGAACTGATTCTCTTTTTGATTATTGGCATTGCACTATTTCTAATAAAAAAAGAATTCGTTATGGCTTTATTATAAGAGATAACGAACAACAAATAACCTATACCGAAAAAGGGTTCTTCCCCTTTGTTCCCGAAGATGCGGGCTATTATTTTTGTTTGCCCTATCTTCACCAGAGAGACGTTTTTTCTCCTCCTTCATGGGTCTCAACAACTATCTGGTATCAAATATTCCCAGAAAGATTTCGAAATGGGAATAGTTCCTTAAATCCAAGGGACACTGCTCCATGGGGACAAGAAGAACCTGGATTATGGAATTTCTTCGGCGGCGATTTCCAAGGAATAATCGATTCTCTAGACTATCTTTCTGACCTTGGGATAACGGGGATTTATCTTACTCCTATTTTTCATGCAAAAAGCAATCATAAATACGATACCATTAACTATCTAGAAGTGGATCCACAATTCGGCGATACAGAAATGCTTAAAAAGCTCGTAAACGAATGTCATAGCCGTGGGATTCGTGTCATGCTAGATGCTGTATTTAATCATTGTGGCTATCACTTTCCTCCGTTTCAAGATGTTTTAAAAAATGAAGAAAATTCGAGCTATAAAGACTGGTTCCATATACATAAATTTCCTTTAAAAGAGAATAGCGCTTTAAATTATGAAACATTTGGCTTTTATGAAGCAATGCCCAAATTTAATACAGCAAATGAAGAAGTAAAAGAATACCTTTTACATGTTGCAAAACATTGGATAACAGAATGTAATATTGATGGTTGGCGCTTAGATGTTGCCAATGAAATAGATCATGATTTCTGGAGGTCCTTCCGATCTGTTGTGAAAGAATTAAAACCAGACCTCTTTATATTGGGGGAAGTTTGGCATGATTCCCTGCCATGGCTTCGAGGCGATCAATTTGACTCGGTAATGAATTATCCTTTACTAACAAAAGCATTGCAATTTTTTGCCTATGACATGATTTCGGCCCAACAATTTATGGAGGATATGACCACAACATTACAAGCATACCCAAGTACAGTGAATAACGTATTATTCAATATAATTGGAAGCCATGATACACCTCGAATCATTCATGAATGCAGCTATCGTAAAGAACGAGTGAAACTTTTATTTACCTTTCTCTTAACCTACCCTGGCACTCCTTGTATTTATTATGGAGATGAAATTGGATTAGGCGGTGGCAGCGATCCGGGATGTAGAAAGTGTATGCCTTGGGATACAGAAAAGCATGATGGCAAGCTAAAAGAATTTGTGAAGCAATTAATTCAAGTGCGGAAACAAAGTTCTCTTCTCATCAATAGTGGTACTTTTTTCTTCCTATCAAATGCTGATTCTTGTTTAGCATATTATGCAAAACAAGAGGGGGAAATCCTTTTAACGGTCATAAATAAGAGTGACAGAGAAGCACAGTTTCAACTTCCCTTTCCATTACGAGGAAAAAAAATCTCTCTATTATTAACAGAAGAAGAATATGCTGCTGAATCAGATGATCTAGCTGTAATACTCGGACCATATGAATGTAGTATTCTCCGTTTTAATATGAACTATGAATATATTCATGCTAGATAG
- a CDS encoding YitT family protein, producing MYWLLTKKLVVVIFGALLNAIAMNYFLIPADVYASGFAGVAQLVSKVTPISTGILLFILNVPIAILGWIKVGRSFTCFSFLSVVFMSLFMEIIPVTSYSHDILLNAVFGGVIAAVGVGLTLKWGASTGGMDIIAMILSRVQDKPVGTYFFILNGAIIITAGAMFGWEKALYTLVNLYAATKVIDTIHTAHQKLTVMIITKKTEELKVAIHEKLVRGITILPARGAFSNEPKEMLMIVVTRYELYDIEHVIKEVDPHAFTNVVQTTAVLGFFRKS from the coding sequence ATGTATTGGTTATTAACAAAAAAATTAGTCGTTGTAATTTTCGGAGCATTATTAAATGCTATTGCCATGAATTATTTTCTTATACCTGCTGATGTGTACGCAAGTGGCTTTGCAGGTGTAGCTCAGCTTGTATCAAAAGTAACGCCAATTTCTACTGGGATATTATTATTTATTCTCAATGTTCCAATTGCTATACTTGGCTGGATAAAGGTAGGAAGATCATTTACCTGTTTTAGTTTTTTAAGTGTAGTTTTTATGTCTTTGTTTATGGAGATCATTCCAGTAACAAGCTATTCACATGATATTTTGTTAAATGCTGTTTTTGGTGGGGTTATAGCGGCTGTTGGCGTTGGTTTAACGTTAAAGTGGGGGGCATCGACCGGTGGAATGGATATTATTGCTATGATTCTTTCGCGTGTGCAAGATAAGCCAGTCGGTACCTATTTCTTTATATTAAATGGTGCGATAATCATAACAGCTGGTGCTATGTTCGGTTGGGAAAAAGCGTTATATACGTTAGTAAATCTCTATGCTGCAACAAAGGTGATTGATACGATACATACAGCGCATCAAAAATTAACCGTAATGATTATAACAAAGAAAACAGAAGAGCTAAAGGTTGCCATCCATGAAAAATTAGTTAGGGGTATTACAATTCTGCCGGCAAGGGGAGCATTTTCTAATGAACCTAAGGAAATGCTAATGATTGTTGTGACACGATATGAACTATATGATATTGAACATGTCATTAAGGAAGTGGATCCACATGCATTCACCAATGTTGTGCAGACGACAGCGGTACTCGGTTTCTTTAGAAAATCATAA
- a CDS encoding YajQ family cyclic di-GMP-binding protein, translating into MAKESSFDIVSKVDFSEVTNAVQLAMKEIQNRYDFKGSKSNVTLDKEELVLVSDDEYKLEQLKDVLISKMFKRGIPIKNLDYGKIEGASGGTVRQRAKLIQGIDKDNAKIINALIKNSGLKVKTQQQDDQIRVTAKSRDDLQKIIAAVKDESKITIDVQFVNYR; encoded by the coding sequence ATGGCGAAAGAAAGCTCATTTGATATTGTATCGAAAGTTGATTTTTCTGAGGTAACAAATGCAGTACAGCTTGCGATGAAGGAAATCCAAAATCGTTATGATTTTAAAGGAAGCAAGAGTAATGTTACATTGGACAAAGAAGAATTAGTTCTTGTTTCAGATGATGAATATAAATTAGAACAGCTGAAGGATGTCCTTATTAGCAAAATGTTTAAACGCGGCATTCCTATTAAAAACTTAGATTATGGCAAAATTGAAGGTGCTTCAGGCGGGACCGTTCGCCAAAGAGCGAAATTAATCCAAGGCATTGATAAGGATAATGCTAAAATAATTAATGCCTTAATTAAAAACAGTGGATTAAAAGTGAAAACGCAACAGCAAGACGATCAAATCCGTGTAACTGCTAAAAGCCGTGATGATTTACAAAAAATTATTGCAGCAGTGAAAGATGAATCAAAAATTACAATTGATGTGCAATTTGTCAATTATCGCTAA
- a CDS encoding DMT family transporter — translation MNQQLSSKSIGIPLLISIIAISFSAIFVKWSDAPATILSMYRMWLACLLMIPMVYIHRNDFKKLSKKDWSFLFFSGSFLALHFALWFSSLKFTTVASSTIILALQPIVSLLGGFIFFRERTTSSAIMTMGIAIIGAMMIGWGDIGLDSNAIIGDVLSFLSVIAVVGYLLIGQNIIKKMPHWIYTFTVFFFAACLLTIYNVIAGEVLTGYSGREWGIFILLAIVPTLAHIINNWLLNYVNATTISMSILGEPVGATLLAVLLLNERLILSQMFGGLLVLFGVFFFLLQKQSKPTITQEKPVG, via the coding sequence GTGAATCAACAATTATCATCAAAATCTATTGGGATTCCATTACTTATCTCGATTATCGCTATCTCTTTTTCCGCGATTTTCGTAAAATGGTCGGATGCCCCTGCCACTATATTAAGCATGTATCGCATGTGGCTTGCCTGTCTCCTTATGATTCCCATGGTATACATACACAGAAATGATTTTAAAAAACTATCCAAAAAGGATTGGTCGTTCTTATTCTTTTCAGGCTCTTTTTTGGCATTGCATTTTGCCCTTTGGTTCAGTTCTCTAAAATTTACTACTGTAGCAAGTTCTACAATCATCTTGGCACTTCAGCCTATCGTCTCTCTTCTTGGCGGATTTATTTTCTTTCGAGAAAGAACGACTTCTAGTGCTATTATGACAATGGGCATTGCGATTATTGGCGCCATGATGATTGGCTGGGGGGATATTGGACTAGACAGCAATGCAATTATTGGAGATGTTCTTTCCTTCTTGAGCGTGATAGCAGTAGTTGGCTATTTATTAATTGGTCAAAACATTATTAAGAAAATGCCTCATTGGATTTATACATTTACGGTTTTCTTTTTTGCTGCCTGTTTATTAACTATCTATAATGTAATCGCTGGTGAAGTATTAACTGGTTACTCTGGAAGAGAATGGGGGATTTTTATATTGCTTGCAATTGTTCCGACACTCGCTCATATCATCAATAATTGGTTACTCAATTATGTTAATGCCACTACTATTTCTATGAGCATTTTAGGAGAACCCGTTGGAGCTACCCTTTTAGCTGTACTACTATTAAATGAACGATTAATTCTATCTCAAATGTTTGGAGGATTACTTGTTTTGTTCGGTGTTTTCTTTTTCTTACTGCAAAAGCAGTCTAAACCAACTATTACACAAGAAAAACCAGTTGGTTAA
- a CDS encoding DUF3813 domain-containing protein, whose amino-acid sequence MGNRLFQEARQAVEVAKYANGNDVAGLVDKAKNAISSAYANTTIAEQQQLAELQKELDELQTH is encoded by the coding sequence ATGGGAAATAGACTTTTTCAAGAAGCAAGACAAGCAGTTGAGGTAGCAAAATATGCAAATGGCAATGACGTAGCAGGATTAGTTGATAAAGCAAAGAATGCGATTAGCTCTGCTTACGCTAATACTACAATAGCCGAACAGCAACAGTTAGCAGAATTACAAAAAGAGCTGGATGAATTGCAGACACACTAA
- a CDS encoding metal-sulfur cluster assembly factor, with amino-acid sequence MNEELKDSIMGALELVIDPELGVDIVNLGLVYDLELKEDGLLEVTMTLTAMGCPLAGVIVDQVKAALTDIPEVKETEVNIVWSPAWTKDRMSRYAKIALGVR; translated from the coding sequence ATGAATGAAGAATTAAAAGATAGTATAATGGGTGCACTAGAGCTTGTTATTGATCCAGAACTTGGTGTTGATATTGTAAACTTAGGATTAGTTTACGATTTGGAGCTCAAAGAAGATGGCTTATTGGAAGTAACAATGACATTAACAGCAATGGGATGTCCACTTGCAGGAGTCATCGTTGATCAAGTAAAAGCAGCTTTAACGGATATTCCAGAAGTAAAAGAAACAGAAGTCAATATTGTTTGGTCACCTGCTTGGACAAAGGATAGAATGTCCAGATATGCAAAAATTGCATTAGGTGTAAGATAA
- a CDS encoding DegV family protein: protein MTFKILADSASDLPLSYYENHEVTLLPLKVNLDGKEYEDLKSIEPNTVYNAIRSGQVPKTSQVSPALFKDVFTALAQNNEKAVYIAFSSQLSGTYQTAVMISEQVKEEYPDFDLTIIDTKCASLGAGLVVQEAVKLRDQGKDVSEIIPRLKFLCEHMEHLFTVEDLEYLAKGGRVSKASAFLGGLLNIKPLLHVEDGKLVPLEKIRGKKKLLRRMIELIGERGDKLDQQVFAISHADDEATALEVKEMIVEKFHPKEVFISSIGASVGSHTGAGTIAIFFLNKVSE from the coding sequence ATGACTTTTAAAATCCTAGCAGATAGTGCGAGTGATTTACCTCTATCCTATTATGAGAATCATGAGGTTACACTATTACCGCTAAAAGTTAATTTAGACGGTAAAGAATACGAGGATTTAAAATCAATAGAACCAAACACTGTCTATAATGCTATTCGCAGTGGACAAGTTCCAAAAACATCACAAGTTTCTCCAGCATTATTTAAAGATGTTTTTACAGCATTAGCTCAAAATAATGAAAAAGCTGTATATATTGCATTTTCTTCGCAATTATCTGGAACGTACCAAACAGCAGTAATGATATCAGAGCAAGTGAAAGAAGAATATCCTGACTTCGACCTTACGATTATTGATACTAAATGTGCATCATTAGGTGCTGGTTTAGTCGTTCAAGAAGCGGTAAAACTCCGCGATCAAGGTAAAGACGTAAGTGAAATTATACCACGACTAAAGTTCTTATGCGAGCATATGGAGCACTTATTTACAGTGGAGGATTTAGAATACTTAGCAAAGGGTGGACGTGTTTCAAAAGCCTCTGCATTTCTTGGTGGATTACTAAACATAAAGCCTTTACTGCATGTAGAAGATGGAAAACTAGTTCCTCTTGAAAAAATTCGTGGCAAAAAGAAGCTCCTGCGCAGAATGATCGAACTAATTGGCGAGCGTGGCGATAAATTAGATCAACAAGTATTTGCCATAAGCCACGCAGATGATGAAGCAACAGCTTTAGAAGTGAAAGAAATGATAGTAGAAAAATTCCACCCAAAAGAAGTATTTATTTCTTCTATTGGTGCCTCTGTTGGTTCTCATACAGGTGCTGGAACGATTGCTATATTCTTCTTAAATAAAGTTTCAGAATAA